From the Nocardiopsis changdeensis genome, one window contains:
- a CDS encoding neutral zinc metallopeptidase gives MVTGLLVALLALTLLSWTTVEETGGGDAADASGAPSVSDGGSGWQPSGGDRSGPLPGAAEVPDRPAGHAALVANPLYGTGRLSPRPCPAPALDVDDPESMEAFLHSVADCLDDAWETQFARAGIPFTPPRRVFWDEPGVSPCRSYPSQAGAFYCRASASIYIGVADVVDKWNGARNGVVYASLLAHEYGHHVQGESGLLEYYHEQRDLEQGHAARNGWTRRGELQANCLAGAFLGSVRVGYPLTDDDLDTLLTDAEATADREGGPESERTHGSAENSVHWMLTGWEEQTPGACNTWAVDDLSLVD, from the coding sequence ATGGTCACCGGTCTGTTGGTGGCCCTGCTGGCGCTCACCCTGCTGTCGTGGACGACCGTCGAGGAGACCGGCGGCGGGGACGCGGCGGACGCGTCCGGCGCCCCGTCCGTGTCCGACGGCGGGAGCGGGTGGCAGCCCTCGGGGGGTGACCGCTCGGGGCCGCTGCCGGGCGCGGCTGAGGTGCCGGACCGGCCCGCGGGGCACGCGGCGCTGGTGGCCAACCCGCTGTACGGCACGGGGCGGCTGAGCCCGCGCCCGTGCCCGGCCCCGGCGCTGGACGTGGACGATCCCGAGTCGATGGAGGCGTTCCTGCACTCCGTCGCGGACTGCCTGGACGACGCCTGGGAGACCCAGTTCGCGCGGGCGGGCATCCCGTTCACGCCGCCGCGCCGGGTGTTCTGGGACGAGCCGGGGGTGAGCCCCTGCCGCAGCTACCCGTCGCAGGCCGGGGCGTTCTACTGCCGGGCGAGCGCGAGCATCTACATCGGGGTCGCCGACGTGGTGGACAAGTGGAACGGGGCGCGCAACGGCGTCGTGTACGCCTCGCTGCTGGCCCACGAGTACGGGCACCACGTCCAGGGCGAGTCGGGGCTGCTGGAGTACTACCACGAGCAGCGGGACCTGGAGCAGGGCCACGCGGCGCGCAACGGCTGGACGCGGCGCGGCGAGCTGCAGGCGAACTGCCTGGCCGGGGCGTTCCTGGGATCGGTACGGGTGGGCTACCCGCTGACCGACGACGACCTGGACACCCTGCTCACGGACGCGGAGGCCACCGCCGACCGGGAGGGCGGCCCGGAGAGCGAGCGCACGCACGGCTCGGCGGAGAACAGCGTGCACTGGATGCTCACCGGCTGGGAGGAGCAGACCCCGGGCGCCTGCAACACCTGGGCCGTGGACGACCTCTCCCTGGTCGACTGA